A genomic stretch from Pseudomonas alkylphenolica includes:
- a CDS encoding HlyC/CorC family transporter, which yields MSEDRSSNGQKSWLGKLTQAFAHEPKNRQELLELLREAHQNKLLDSEALTIVEGAIQVADLQVRDIMVPRSQMISIKATQSPREFLPAVIDAAHSRYPVVGESHDDVLGVLLAKDLLPLILKENGDSFNIKDLLRPATFVPESKRLNVLLREFRANHNHMAIVIDEYGGVAGLVTIEDVLEQIVGDIEDEHDVEEDSYIKPLPSGDFLIKALTPIENFNEFFDSQFSDDEFDTVGGLVMSAFGHLPKRNETTEIGPYRFRILNADSRRIHLLRLTPITR from the coding sequence ATGAGCGAAGATCGATCGAGCAACGGGCAAAAGTCCTGGCTGGGCAAACTGACCCAGGCTTTTGCCCATGAGCCGAAAAACCGCCAGGAGCTGCTTGAGCTGCTGCGCGAAGCCCATCAGAACAAGCTGCTCGACAGCGAAGCGCTGACCATCGTCGAAGGCGCCATCCAGGTTGCCGACCTGCAAGTACGCGACATCATGGTGCCGCGCTCGCAAATGATCAGCATCAAGGCCACACAGTCGCCACGCGAGTTCCTGCCAGCGGTGATCGACGCTGCGCACTCGCGCTACCCGGTGGTCGGCGAAAGCCATGACGACGTCCTTGGCGTCCTGCTGGCCAAAGACTTGCTGCCGTTGATCCTCAAGGAGAACGGCGACAGCTTCAACATCAAGGACCTGCTGCGCCCGGCCACTTTCGTGCCCGAGTCCAAGCGCCTGAACGTGCTGCTGCGCGAGTTCCGCGCCAACCATAACCACATGGCCATCGTCATCGACGAATACGGCGGCGTGGCTGGCCTGGTGACCATCGAAGACGTGCTTGAGCAGATCGTCGGCGACATCGAAGACGAACACGACGTCGAGGAAGACAGCTATATCAAGCCGTTGCCCAGCGGCGACTTCCTGATCAAGGCCCTGACCCCGATCGAGAACTTCAACGAATTCTTCGACAGCCAGTTCTCCGACGACGAATTCGACACGGTTGGCGGTTTGGTCATGAGCGCCTTCGGCCACCTGCCCAAGCGTAACGAGACCACCGAAATCGGCCCGTACCGCTTCCGCATCCTCAATGCCGATAGCCGCCGGATACACTTGCTGCGACTGACCCCTATCACCCGTTAA
- the ybeY gene encoding rRNA maturation RNase YbeY, giving the protein MLELDLQLASDAPHPSEDQFRRWCELALRQRTADSEMTIRLVDEAEGRELNHTWRHKDYATNVLSFPADVPDELLDIPLLGDLVICIAVVEREAAEQGKALEAHWAHLVIHGCLHLLGYDHIDDDEAEEMEALERELLAELGHPDPYADDEHDVPHTDICKDHE; this is encoded by the coding sequence ATGCTTGAGCTCGATCTACAGCTGGCAAGCGATGCCCCGCACCCGAGTGAAGATCAGTTCCGCCGCTGGTGCGAGCTGGCCCTGCGCCAGCGCACGGCCGATTCGGAAATGACCATCCGCCTGGTGGACGAAGCCGAAGGTCGTGAGCTCAATCACACCTGGCGGCACAAAGACTACGCCACCAACGTCCTATCCTTCCCAGCCGATGTGCCTGACGAACTGCTCGACATCCCGTTGCTCGGTGACCTGGTGATCTGCATCGCCGTGGTCGAGCGCGAGGCCGCCGAACAGGGCAAGGCGCTGGAGGCCCACTGGGCGCACCTGGTGATCCACGGCTGCCTGCACCTGCTGGGCTACGACCACATCGACGACGATGAGGCCGAGGAAATGGAAGCACTGGAACGAGAATTGCTGGCTGAACTGGGTCATCCGGACCCTTACGCCGACGACGAACACGACGTACCCCACACTGATATCTGCAAGGATCACGAGTAA
- a CDS encoding PhoH family protein, whose product MNAPIEPHRFILEPFEAHRFANLCGQFDEHLRLIEQRLAIEIRNRGNQFELIGEPKHTSSAEQLLRRLYRETKATELSPEMVHLFLQESAVQELENPAVNEVSVSLRTRKGMIRPRGLNQQRYVKEILGNDINFGIGPAGTGKTYLAVACAVDALEREQVRRILLVRPAVEAGEKLGFLPGDLAQKIDPYLRPLYDALYEMLGFEHVAKLIERQVIEIAPLAYMRGRTLNNSFIILDESQNTTVEQMKMFLTRIGFGSTAVITGDITQVDLPRGTKSGLAHVIEVLNGVPGISFTHFQPKDVVRHPLVQRIVEAYERFENRPLNTSEGNKRDA is encoded by the coding sequence TTGAACGCACCCATAGAACCTCATCGTTTCATCCTCGAACCCTTCGAGGCCCATCGCTTCGCCAATCTGTGCGGGCAATTCGACGAGCATTTGCGCTTGATCGAACAGCGCCTGGCTATCGAAATCCGCAACCGCGGCAATCAGTTCGAATTGATCGGCGAACCCAAACACACCTCCTCCGCCGAGCAACTGCTGCGCCGTCTCTATCGCGAGACCAAGGCCACCGAGCTGTCGCCGGAAATGGTTCACCTGTTCCTGCAGGAATCTGCGGTCCAGGAGCTGGAAAACCCGGCCGTCAACGAAGTCAGTGTTTCCCTGCGCACGCGCAAGGGCATGATTCGTCCGCGCGGGCTGAACCAGCAGCGCTATGTGAAGGAAATCCTCGGCAACGACATCAACTTCGGCATCGGCCCGGCCGGTACCGGCAAGACCTACCTGGCCGTGGCCTGCGCCGTCGATGCGCTGGAACGTGAACAGGTACGCCGCATTCTGCTGGTACGTCCGGCAGTCGAAGCGGGTGAAAAGCTCGGCTTCCTACCCGGCGACCTGGCCCAGAAGATCGACCCGTACCTGCGCCCGCTGTACGACGCCCTGTATGAAATGCTCGGCTTCGAACACGTCGCCAAGCTGATCGAGCGCCAGGTGATCGAGATCGCCCCGCTGGCCTACATGCGTGGCCGCACCCTGAACAACAGCTTCATCATCCTCGATGAGAGCCAGAACACCACGGTCGAACAGATGAAAATGTTCCTCACCCGTATCGGTTTCGGCTCCACCGCGGTGATCACCGGTGATATCACCCAGGTTGACCTGCCGCGCGGCACCAAGTCGGGCCTGGCGCATGTCATCGAAGTGCTCAACGGCGTGCCGGGCATCAGCTTCACCCACTTCCAGCCCAAAGACGTGGTTCGCCACCCACTGGTACAACGCATCGTCGAAGCCTACGAGCGCTTTGAAAACCGTCCACTTAACACCAGTGAAGGCAACAAACGCGATGCTTGA
- the miaB gene encoding tRNA (N6-isopentenyl adenosine(37)-C2)-methylthiotransferase MiaB: MAKKLYIETHGCQMNEYDSSRMVDLLGEHQALEVTARAEDADVILLNTCSIRERAQDRVYSQLGRWRELKDLKPDMVIAVGGCVASQEGESIRKRAPYVDVVFGPQTLHRLPEMIDAARTTRLPQVDVSFPEIEKFDHLPEPRIDGPTAYVSVMEGCSKYCTFCVVPYTRGEEVSRPFDDVLSEVIHLAENGVREITLLGQNVNGYRGQTHDGRLADLAELIRVVAAVDGIDRIRYTTSHPLEFSDSLIQAHAEVPELVKHLHLPVQSGSDRVLAAMKRNHTILEYKSKLRKLKAAVPGICISSDFIVGFPGETEKDFEQTMKLVAEVGFDFSYSFVYSQRPGTPASDLPDDTPEELKKERLKALQHRLDTQGFEISRQMVGTVQRILVTDYSRRDPGQLQGRTENNRIVNFRCDNPKLIGQFVDIHIDDARPHSLFGSLAH; the protein is encoded by the coding sequence ATGGCCAAGAAGCTTTATATCGAAACCCACGGTTGCCAGATGAACGAGTACGACAGCTCGCGCATGGTCGACTTGCTGGGTGAACATCAAGCCCTGGAGGTCACGGCACGGGCCGAAGACGCCGACGTGATCCTGCTCAATACCTGCTCGATCCGCGAGCGCGCCCAGGACCGGGTCTACTCCCAGCTGGGCCGCTGGCGCGAACTGAAGGACCTGAAGCCGGACATGGTCATCGCCGTCGGCGGTTGCGTGGCCAGTCAGGAAGGCGAATCGATCCGCAAGCGTGCGCCGTATGTCGACGTGGTGTTCGGCCCGCAGACCCTGCACCGCTTGCCGGAAATGATCGATGCCGCGCGCACCACGCGCCTGCCGCAGGTCGATGTGTCATTCCCGGAAATCGAAAAGTTCGATCACCTGCCCGAGCCGCGCATCGACGGGCCGACCGCCTATGTTTCGGTCATGGAAGGTTGCAGCAAGTACTGCACCTTCTGCGTGGTGCCCTACACCCGCGGCGAAGAAGTCAGCCGGCCATTCGATGACGTCTTGTCCGAAGTCATCCACCTGGCCGAAAACGGCGTGCGCGAGATCACCCTGCTGGGGCAGAACGTCAACGGCTACCGTGGCCAGACCCACGATGGTCGCCTGGCCGACCTGGCCGAACTGATCAGGGTCGTAGCGGCAGTGGATGGCATCGACCGCATTCGCTACACCACCTCGCACCCGCTGGAATTCTCCGACAGCCTGATCCAGGCCCACGCCGAAGTACCCGAGCTGGTCAAACACCTGCACCTGCCGGTGCAATCGGGCTCTGACCGTGTGCTGGCAGCGATGAAACGCAACCACACCATCCTCGAATACAAGTCCAAGCTGCGCAAACTCAAGGCCGCCGTGCCAGGCATCTGCATCAGCTCGGACTTCATCGTCGGCTTCCCGGGTGAAACCGAGAAAGACTTCGAGCAGACCATGAAACTGGTCGCCGAGGTCGGTTTCGACTTTTCCTACTCCTTCGTCTACAGCCAGCGTCCGGGCACCCCGGCCTCCGACCTGCCCGACGACACCCCGGAAGAGCTGAAAAAAGAGCGCCTCAAAGCCCTGCAGCATCGCCTCGACACCCAGGGCTTCGAGATCAGCCGACAAATGGTCGGCACCGTGCAGCGCATCCTCGTCACCGACTACTCGCGCCGCGACCCCGGCCAGTTGCAGGGGCGTACCGAGAATAATCGTATCGTCAACTTCCGCTGCGACAATCCAAAGCTGATCGGCCAGTTCGTCGACATCCATATCGACGACGCCCGCCCGCATTCGCTGTTCGGTTCGCTGGCACATTGA
- a CDS encoding DUF1820 family protein gives MTKREAPIYKVIFLNQGQVFEMYAKQIYQSDLWGFLEIEEFVFGERTQVVVDPSEEKLKAQFEGVVRSFVPMHSIVRIDEVERLGTPKISEARGVSNVMPFPMPMPEK, from the coding sequence ATGACCAAGCGCGAAGCACCTATCTACAAAGTGATCTTTCTCAACCAGGGCCAGGTATTCGAGATGTATGCCAAGCAGATCTACCAGAGTGATCTGTGGGGCTTTCTTGAAATAGAGGAATTTGTCTTCGGCGAACGCACCCAGGTGGTGGTCGATCCGAGTGAAGAAAAACTCAAGGCGCAATTTGAAGGCGTGGTGCGCAGCTTTGTGCCGATGCACTCGATCGTGCGTATCGATGAGGTCGAGCGCCTGGGAACGCCAAAAATCAGTGAGGCGCGTGGTGTCAGCAACGTGATGCCGTTTCCGATGCCAATGCCGGAAAAATAA
- a CDS encoding tetratricopeptide repeat protein, with the protein MNRTGRALALGCLLLLQPLLASAGGNSLLIPATGRCTLNSQPEDLPQALAACQQAAQQGDAQAQYELGEFYYEGTNTPRDLKQALSYFEQASLQGHAQAQYRLGTMFFKGEGVAANNVQAYIVLKMAAVNGAEDALDLADEVAEQMPREDLEVATQVLGQIFRKYLLELQTAEGRTPFSPLP; encoded by the coding sequence ATGAACCGCACCGGCCGCGCCCTCGCCCTGGGCTGCCTGTTGCTTCTTCAGCCCCTGCTGGCCTCAGCAGGCGGTAACTCGTTGCTGATTCCGGCAACGGGCCGCTGCACCCTCAATTCCCAGCCCGAAGACCTGCCCCAAGCCTTGGCCGCGTGCCAACAGGCCGCGCAGCAAGGCGACGCCCAGGCCCAATACGAACTCGGTGAGTTCTATTACGAGGGCACCAATACGCCACGCGACCTCAAACAAGCCCTGAGCTATTTCGAGCAAGCCTCGCTGCAAGGCCACGCTCAAGCTCAGTACCGTCTGGGCACCATGTTTTTCAAAGGTGAAGGTGTCGCCGCCAACAATGTACAGGCGTACATCGTGCTGAAAATGGCGGCAGTCAATGGCGCCGAAGATGCCCTGGACCTGGCCGATGAGGTCGCCGAGCAAATGCCGCGTGAGGATCTTGAAGTGGCGACCCAGGTATTGGGACAGATTTTCCGCAAATACCTGCTGGAGCTGCAGACCGCCGAAGGGCGTACCCCCTTCTCGCCACTGCCCTGA
- the hemL gene encoding glutamate-1-semialdehyde 2,1-aminomutase, producing the protein MSRSETLFANAQKHIPGGVNSPVRAFKSVGGTPLFFKHAEGAYVTDEDDKRYVDYVGSWGPMILGHSHPDVLDSVRKQLEHGLSYGAPTAMETEMADLVCSIVPSMEMVRMVSSGTEATMSAIRLARGYTGRDSIIKFEGCYHGHSDSLLVKAGSGLLTQGVPSSAGVPAAFAKHTLTLPFNDIDAVEKMLAEVGQEVACIIVEPVAGNMNCVPPAPGFLEGLRTLCDKHGVVLIFDEVMTGFRVALGGAQAHYGVTPDLSTFGKIVGGGMPVGCFGGKRKIMEQIAPLGPVYQAGTLSGNPLAMAAGLTTLKLISRPGFHAELSDYTSRLLDGLQQRADAAGIPFVTTQAGGMFGLYFSGADDIVTFDDVMASDAERFKRFFHLMLEGGVYLAPSAFEAGFTSIAHGEAELKITLDAAERAFAKLKD; encoded by the coding sequence ATGTCTCGTTCCGAAACCCTGTTCGCCAACGCCCAGAAACACATCCCCGGAGGCGTCAACTCGCCGGTGCGGGCGTTCAAAAGCGTTGGCGGCACGCCGCTGTTCTTCAAGCATGCCGAAGGCGCCTACGTCACCGACGAAGATGACAAGCGCTACGTCGACTACGTCGGTTCCTGGGGCCCGATGATCCTTGGCCACAGCCACCCGGACGTGCTCGACTCGGTGCGCAAGCAGCTGGAACACGGCTTGTCGTACGGCGCGCCGACCGCCATGGAAACCGAGATGGCCGATCTGGTCTGCTCGATCGTGCCATCGATGGAGATGGTGCGCATGGTCAGCTCCGGCACTGAAGCGACCATGAGCGCCATTCGCCTGGCCCGCGGCTACACCGGCCGGGACAGCATCATCAAGTTCGAAGGCTGCTACCACGGCCACTCCGACAGCCTGCTGGTTAAAGCCGGCTCCGGCCTGCTGACCCAGGGCGTACCAAGCTCGGCTGGCGTGCCGGCAGCCTTTGCCAAACACACCCTGACCCTACCCTTCAACGACATCGACGCGGTCGAGAAAATGCTCGCTGAAGTCGGCCAGGAAGTGGCGTGCATCATCGTCGAGCCGGTGGCCGGCAACATGAACTGCGTGCCGCCGGCACCAGGCTTCCTCGAAGGCCTGCGCACCCTGTGCGACAAGCACGGCGTGGTACTGATCTTTGACGAAGTGATGACCGGTTTCCGTGTCGCCCTCGGCGGCGCGCAGGCGCATTACGGCGTGACGCCGGACCTGTCGACCTTCGGCAAGATCGTTGGCGGCGGCATGCCGGTCGGCTGCTTTGGCGGCAAGCGCAAGATCATGGAGCAGATTGCACCGCTGGGCCCGGTCTACCAGGCCGGTACCCTGTCGGGCAACCCGCTGGCCATGGCCGCGGGCCTGACCACCCTGAAACTGATCAGCCGCCCGGGCTTCCACGCCGAGCTCAGCGATTACACCAGCCGTCTGCTCGATGGTCTGCAGCAGCGTGCCGATGCCGCTGGCATTCCGTTCGTCACCACGCAGGCCGGGGGCATGTTCGGCCTGTACTTCAGTGGCGCTGACGATATCGTCACCTTCGACGACGTGATGGCCAGCGATGCCGAACGCTTCAAGCGCTTCTTCCACTTGATGCTTGAAGGCGGCGTGTACCTGGCGCCAAGCGCCTTCGAGGCCGGTTTCACCTCGATCGCCCACGGCGAAGCCGAGCTGAAGATCACCCTGGATGCCGCCGAGCGGGCGTTCGCCAAGCTCAAGGACTGA
- the thiE gene encoding thiamine phosphate synthase has product MKLRGLYAITDSQLLTGKFLPYVEAALEGGVTLLQYRDKSQDQSRRLHEAEALAELCARYKTQLIINDDAELAARLGVGVHLGQTDGPLTPARTLLGREAIIGSTCHAQLELAEQAAREGASYVAFGRFFNSVTKPGAPAADTALLEQARARIKLPICVIGGITLDNAAPLVAHGADLLAVIHGLFGADSTQEVTRRARAFNALFASA; this is encoded by the coding sequence ATGAAGCTACGCGGTCTGTATGCCATCACCGACAGCCAACTGCTGACCGGCAAGTTTCTGCCCTACGTTGAAGCGGCCCTTGAGGGCGGCGTGACCTTGCTGCAATACCGCGACAAGAGCCAGGACCAGTCCCGCCGCCTGCACGAGGCCGAGGCCCTGGCCGAGCTTTGCGCACGCTACAAGACCCAACTGATCATCAACGACGATGCCGAGCTGGCCGCGCGCCTGGGTGTCGGTGTGCACCTGGGCCAGACCGATGGCCCGCTGACGCCGGCGCGCACCCTGCTCGGCCGCGAAGCGATCATCGGCTCGACCTGCCATGCCCAGCTTGAGCTGGCCGAACAAGCCGCCCGCGAAGGCGCCAGCTACGTTGCCTTCGGCCGCTTCTTCAATTCCGTGACCAAGCCGGGTGCGCCCGCCGCCGATACCGCCTTGCTGGAGCAGGCCCGGGCCCGGATCAAGTTGCCGATCTGCGTGATCGGCGGCATCACCCTCGACAACGCCGCCCCGCTGGTCGCCCACGGCGCCGACCTGCTGGCGGTGATTCATGGCCTGTTCGGCGCCGACAGCACGCAGGAAGTCACCCGCCGTGCCCGCGCCTTCAACGCCTTGTTCGCATCTGCCTGA
- a CDS encoding hydroxymethylpyrimidine/phosphomethylpyrimidine kinase — MNTYSSRPVVLCLSGHDPSGGAGLQADIEALIAQGCHAAPAVTALTVQDTVNVTDFRVLDREWVLAQANAVLADSTVAAVKLGMLGSLDMVDTVVELLSAHPHLPLVCDPVLRAGGGGRLGKDEVGYAMRERLLPLATIATPNLPEARILAELPEGTADECAEKLLPFVRHLLITGGHGDEHEIHNRLYSRDGQRHTWTCQRLPGSYHGSGCTLASALAGRLALGEQLQSAVRSALDYTWRTLRDAEQLGKGQYVPRRLPLDFCS, encoded by the coding sequence ATGAATACCTACAGCTCCCGCCCCGTTGTCCTCTGTCTCTCCGGCCACGACCCCAGTGGCGGCGCCGGCTTGCAGGCAGATATCGAAGCCCTGATCGCTCAAGGTTGCCACGCCGCTCCCGCCGTGACCGCCCTGACCGTGCAGGATACCGTCAATGTCACTGACTTCCGCGTGCTCGACCGCGAGTGGGTGTTGGCTCAGGCCAACGCCGTACTGGCCGACTCCACGGTCGCAGCAGTCAAGCTGGGCATGCTCGGCTCGCTGGACATGGTCGACACTGTAGTCGAACTGCTCAGTGCCCACCCGCATCTGCCGCTGGTCTGCGACCCGGTGCTGCGCGCTGGCGGCGGTGGCCGCCTGGGCAAGGACGAAGTCGGCTACGCCATGCGCGAACGACTGTTGCCCCTGGCCACTATCGCCACCCCGAACCTCCCCGAAGCCCGCATCCTCGCCGAACTGCCTGAGGGCACCGCGGATGAATGCGCAGAAAAACTGCTGCCCTTCGTCAGACACCTGCTGATCACCGGCGGTCACGGTGACGAACACGAAATCCACAACCGCCTGTACAGCCGCGATGGCCAGCGTCACACCTGGACCTGCCAGCGCCTGCCTGGCAGCTACCACGGCTCGGGCTGCACCCTGGCCAGCGCCCTGGCCGGTCGCCTGGCCCTCGGCGAACAACTGCAAAGTGCCGTACGTTCAGCCCTGGACTACACCTGGCGAACCCTGCGAGATGCCGAACAACTGGGCAAAGGCCAATATGTGCCGCGTCGCCTACCCCTGGATTTCTGTTCCTGA
- a CDS encoding sensor histidine kinase gives MRYLLIVVLGWLPLLATAVDFDDSTRSLPLGRVMQVFEDRDGNASIAQVSAPSFSEHFRTHQADVLNAGYSSSVFWIRLDLRYTALPSAAPRSWLLELAYPPLDHLELYLPDSSGTFRLAQRTGDALPYASRQIEQNNYLFELPFSPGQTTTAYLRLHSQGSVQAPLTLWSTEAYLEAQPTRLYVLGLIYGVLLGMLVYNLFIYLSVRDTSYLYYILYIASFGLYQVSVNGAAVAYFWPDSPWWANAATPLFIGASGLFGCQFARSFLQMARHSRAFDGLLKVLMACGGVVMLLSLISSYGIALRLATALALLFTVTIFAAGVYAWRRGLRVARYFIIAWTAFLLGGLINTLMVLGYLPNVFLTMYASQIGSALEVCLLSLALADRINSMRDQQAQALRDTGRALEVLNQQLANSNRLKDEFLATVTHELRTPMNGVIGSLELMQTVPMAHELAQYQRTASYAAQDMMGMVDDILILTELQAGRLSAQNAPFGLRNLLQELRSKYAAAALGKGLYLNLDTPADLPELLVGDRHKLALCISYLLDNGIKFTHEGGVVLQVRGRLQGPGLLGLSISVSDSGIGFDRLAEPGLYQRFFQVDGSMSRQYGGLGIGLAICRQLAELIGARLQHESSPGLGSRFELVLSLALSQPQVLAQPGLNRG, from the coding sequence ATGCGCTATTTGCTGATTGTTGTGCTGGGCTGGTTGCCGCTACTGGCCACGGCGGTCGATTTCGACGACTCGACGCGCAGCTTGCCCTTGGGGCGAGTGATGCAGGTATTCGAAGACCGCGATGGCAATGCCAGCATCGCGCAGGTCAGTGCTCCTTCGTTCAGTGAGCATTTCCGTACGCATCAAGCCGATGTGTTGAATGCCGGTTACTCGAGCTCGGTGTTCTGGATCCGCCTCGATCTGCGTTACACCGCACTGCCTTCGGCCGCGCCGCGCAGCTGGCTGCTGGAGCTGGCCTACCCGCCACTGGACCATCTGGAGCTTTACCTGCCTGACAGCAGTGGTACTTTCCGCCTGGCTCAGCGCACCGGTGACGCACTGCCGTATGCCAGTCGCCAGATCGAGCAGAACAACTACCTGTTCGAATTACCCTTCAGCCCTGGACAGACCACCACCGCCTACTTGCGCCTGCACAGCCAGGGTTCGGTCCAGGCGCCGTTGACCTTATGGTCCACCGAAGCCTACCTGGAAGCGCAGCCGACCCGCCTTTATGTGCTCGGCCTGATCTACGGTGTGCTGTTGGGGATGCTGGTCTACAACCTGTTCATCTACCTCAGCGTACGCGACACCAGTTATCTCTATTACATCCTCTATATCGCCTCGTTCGGCCTCTATCAGGTATCGGTCAACGGCGCGGCGGTGGCTTATTTCTGGCCTGACAGCCCCTGGTGGGCGAATGCCGCCACGCCGCTGTTCATCGGCGCGTCGGGACTGTTCGGTTGCCAGTTCGCCCGTAGTTTCCTGCAGATGGCCCGGCACAGCCGCGCCTTCGATGGCCTGCTCAAAGTGCTGATGGCCTGTGGCGGGGTGGTCATGCTGCTGTCGCTGATCAGCAGTTACGGCATCGCCCTGCGTCTGGCTACGGCCCTGGCGTTGCTGTTTACCGTGACGATCTTTGCGGCCGGGGTGTATGCCTGGCGGCGCGGCTTGCGGGTGGCACGTTATTTCATCATCGCCTGGACGGCATTCCTGCTTGGCGGCCTGATCAATACCTTGATGGTGCTGGGCTACCTGCCCAATGTGTTCCTGACCATGTATGCCAGCCAGATCGGTTCGGCGCTGGAGGTGTGCCTGCTGTCGCTGGCCCTGGCCGATCGAATCAACAGCATGCGTGACCAGCAGGCCCAGGCCCTGCGCGACACGGGCCGGGCCCTGGAAGTGCTGAACCAGCAACTGGCCAACAGCAACCGCTTGAAGGATGAGTTCCTGGCCACAGTGACCCATGAGCTGCGCACGCCGATGAACGGCGTGATCGGTTCGCTGGAATTGATGCAGACAGTGCCGATGGCGCACGAGTTGGCGCAGTACCAGCGCACGGCCAGTTACGCGGCCCAGGACATGATGGGCATGGTCGACGACATTCTGATCCTCACCGAGCTGCAGGCCGGTCGCCTCAGTGCGCAAAACGCACCGTTCGGCTTGCGCAACCTGTTGCAGGAGCTGCGCAGCAAGTACGCGGCAGCGGCGCTGGGCAAGGGGCTGTACCTGAATCTGGATACACCGGCCGATTTGCCCGAGTTGCTGGTCGGCGACCGGCATAAGCTGGCCCTGTGCATCAGCTACCTGCTCGACAACGGGATCAAGTTCACCCATGAGGGTGGGGTCGTGTTGCAGGTGCGTGGGCGCTTGCAAGGGCCGGGTCTGCTTGGCCTGTCCATCAGTGTCAGCGACAGCGGCATCGGCTTTGATCGCCTCGCCGAGCCAGGTCTGTATCAGCGCTTCTTCCAGGTTGATGGCTCGATGAGTCGCCAGTACGGAGGCCTGGGCATCGGCCTGGCGATCTGCCGGCAGCTGGCCGAGTTGATCGGAGCACGCTTGCAGCATGAGTCCAGCCCGGGGCTGGGCAGCCGTTTCGAGCTGGTACTGAGCCTCGCCTTGAGCCAGCCGCAGGTGCTGGCCCAGCCCGGGCTAAATCGCGGCTAG